The nucleotide window GAGCACGGCCATCCGCCTTGGTTCCGAGGATCGGAAGCGATCGGTTCCCCTGCCCGACGAGGTCTTCTCCCAGATCATGGGCGTATTGGATGGCCCCATGGGATGCGGGGCGCGCGGGGATTTCTTTCACGCGGACCCGGGATACTTCCGCCGCATCTGTTACGCCCGCGGCAAGGAGGCGGGGTTGCCCCGTGAGCTGTCCGGCCCCAACGTCCTGCGCAACACCAGGGCCGTGGAAATGCTTCGCAGCGGCGTGCCCATCACCGTGGTCCGTGATGTGCTCGGCCAGTCGTCTCTCGATTTGACCGCCTGTTTCCAGCAGTTCTCCCCGGAAGACATGCATTCCATCGTGCACAGCGCGCAGAAGGCCATGCTCCGCCAGACCAGCGCCCGAAACTCCTTTGTCGGCCACGTGACCCGCATCAGGCAGGATTCGGTCATGGCCGAGGTGGTCATGGAGACGCGCTCCGGCTGCGAGATCAGCGCGGTCATCACCGCAGACAGCCTGCACAGCCTCGACCTGAAAGAGGGGAGTCCCTTGGTGGCCACGGTCAAGGCGCCGCTGGTGAACGTCATGCGCTGCGGCCGGGAAACGGCGGGCAGCGCCCGCAACCGTTTTCACGCCACCATCCTGCGCGTGACCGACTCTCCGGTCATTTCAGAGGTGTTGGGCCGCCTTGACGACGGCACGGACGTCTGCGCCCTCATTTCCGCCGAGAGCGCCAGTGAGCTGGCCCTTCAACACGGCGATGAAGTCGAATTCTGGTTCAAGGCGTTGTCCGTTGTCCTGAACAC belongs to Pseudodesulfovibrio portus and includes:
- a CDS encoding TOBE domain-containing protein, whose product is MSEHVKYLEPPQVLAFERAFSQWKDSAKRADSIRARMRMWLIFLLLRHSGARLGEILSLDDATCFDVGSTAIRLGSEDRKRSVPLPDEVFSQIMGVLDGPMGCGARGDFFHADPGYFRRICYARGKEAGLPRELSGPNVLRNTRAVEMLRSGVPITVVRDVLGQSSLDLTACFQQFSPEDMHSIVHSAQKAMLRQTSARNSFVGHVTRIRQDSVMAEVVMETRSGCEISAVITADSLHSLDLKEGSPLVATVKAPLVNVMRCGRETAGSARNRFHATILRVTDSPVISEVLGRLDDGTDVCALISAESASELALQHGDEVEFWFKALSVVLNTVRLETV